The window CAATCTCGTCGGTGGGGAAAACCTCGCCGTCGAGTCGACCTCCGCGCTGCTCTATGTAAAAAGCTATGGCGTCGAAGGCAACGACATCAAGGCATTGGTCAGCACCAAGTCGCAGGAAGTGGTGACGGAAAACACGCTTGATGCCGGTGGCAGCCACAACGCTGCAACGGCGGCAGGACATTTGACCAGCCTGATGTCACGCATCGACGAGCAGGATCCGGTGTTCCAGACCTTCGCCAATGCCAGCACCGATGCGCAACTGGCGCGTCTGTCCGAGTCCCTCAGCCCGGATGTCAGCCGAGGCGTGCTGCACGCCGCCACCAACAGCCAGACGCTGGTCTCCGGCGTGATCAACGAACGCTCCAGTCGTGCGCGCAACGCAATCGGCTCGCCGGAAAAAGGCGTGTGGCTGCAAGCCCTGAGCAGCGATGCCAATCAGGACGAGCGCCGCGGTGTGTCGGGTTATGACGCCGACAGCCACGGGATTGCCGTGGGTGCCGACGGCCAGTTGAACGCAGACACGACGCTGGGCCTGGCTTACAGCTACCTCGATACCGACGTGAAATCCGACCTGGGCAGCAAGACCAAAGTCACCGGTCACGCGCTGACGGTCTACGGCAACTGGGTGCATGACAACTGGTTCGTCGACACCTCGTTGATGTACGGCTGGAACGACAACGAGTCCAAGCGCTACATCGCCGGCACCCGCGCCAAGGGTGATTACGACAGTGATGTGTTTGGCGTCAGTGCCCTGGCCGGTTACAGCCTGCGTCTGATGCCGGATGTCGTGCTGGAGCCGCAAGTCGGCGCACGTTACGCCAACGTGGGCATGGATGCGTATCGCGAGAAAGGCAGCGCCGCCTCGCTGAATGTCGGCAGCCAGCGTTACGAAGTCGGTGAGTTGGGCATGGGCGCGCGTCTGGCTGCTGCGTTTGCAGTCGGCGCAGGCAGTCTTGAGCCTGAAGCGAAACTGATGGCCTGGCACGACGTGATTGGCGACAAGGTTGCTACTCAATCTTCGTTTGTACAGGGCGGCGATTCGTTCACCAGCCGCGGCACCACGCCAGTGCGTGACAGCTATGAACTGGGCCTGGGCGCGAACTACCGGATGGGCGCGTGGAGTGTCGGCGGTGCCTACAACTACGTGACGGCCAGCGGATTTGATTCCGATGGTTTCACGGCGAAGGTGCGTTACGCGTTCTGATCCATCAGATAACCGCGTGATCGTTCATCGCTGGCAAGCCAGCTCCCACATTTGGAATACGTTCCAACCTGTGGGAGCTGGCTTGCCAGCGATGGCGGTCTGTCAGCTCAACAGATTTATCTGACACCCCTACAGCTGATAACTGAAGCTGATGCTGTACCGCGTCCGCCGATTGAACGTGTCCAGCGCTTCATCCGACATCGCCTTCGCCGCTTCCAGCGCAATGTTGTAGTACTTGGCGTCGCCGAATCTCAAACCCACCGCCGCCGACGACAAGTTGTTGGCCTGCACCGGCAATTCATTGAACCAACTGCGCGAACGATCGAGCACCACGTACGGTTGCAGGATGCGCACCCAGTTGCCGTCGCGATTGAAACTGTAGTTGACCTCGTAAGCCACCCCCCAGCCCTTGTCGCCCGACGCCTGATCATCGGGATAACCGCGCCCGAAATTCTGCCCGCCGAACACTGCGCGTTCGCTGTCCGGGAGGGTGTCGTCGCTCCAGTACAACGCGGCCGACAGCACGCCTTGCCAGTTGTCGAAGAACTTGTCGCTCTGCACGCCGGACAGGCGCACCCGGAAGAAGTCGAGGTCGATGGCGTTGTTGTTGGTCTTCGCGCCCATGCTGTCCAGGCCCTGGTACACGCCACCGCTGAGAATCCGCAATTGCCGGGCATCGGCCTTGCGCCAATCGCTCTCGAAAGCGAGGGCGCGGATGTCGGTGCGTTCTTCGACGCTCAGCGGGTAACCGATGACGTTGTAGCGAGTCTTGTCATTGACCGCGTACAGCCGCGATCCGGCGGTCAGCAGTTCGTTGGAAGCCGCGATCAGGGGGAGGGTGAAGCCGATCGAATAACGGTCGTTCTCCCGATGCGGTTTGAGTTGCAGGCCATTGTCGAGCAGCACATTGGTGCCGGGGTCGGCACGGTAGCGGGAGGCGGAAAGGGCCAGTTGCGTACCTTCGCTATCGAGGAACTGGCTGTAGTCGAGGCGGTAGTAATGTTCTTTGTCGTCACCCGGCGGAAACAGACCGCTGAGGCTCAATTGCTCGCCCATGGACGTCTGCGAATTGCTGCTCACGCCGAGTAAAGCTTGCGTGCCGTTGCGGTTGTCTTCAGTGGTGCTCAGCGTGCTGGTGAACGGTTTGCGGCTGGCTTGCGCGACCAGCGTTGTGGCGCCATCGGTGGTGCCCGGCGGCGGTACTTGTGCCTGGATCGTCACGCCGGGGATGCGCGTCATCAACGTGGTATAGCGCTCGAACGTCTTGCGGGTCAGCGGCCGCTCGGCCTGGATTTTCGCCGCCAGTTTGTCGAGCAGGCCTTTGACCCTGCCGACATCACCCTGCATCTGCACATCCCGCACGTAACCTTCGACCAGTACGACGCGGGCGACGCCGTCGTCGAAGTTCTGTTGCGGTAAAAAGGCGTAGGACAGCAGGTAGCCGTCCTGCTGATAGCGCCGGGTGATGTTGCGCGTCGCTTCGATCAGCTCGGCGAGGCTGGTTTCGTGGCCGATAAGTGGTTTGTAATTGTCGGCCAACTCGTTCAGCGGATAGATCGTGCCGCCCTCGATCTGCACGGTTTTGAGATTGACCTTGGTGCTCATCATCAACGGTTGCGCGGCAGTTGCGCCGGGGTCTGGCACCTGCAACGGCGCGGCAGCCGGGCGATAGGCGTCGGCCGGCAAATTCGGCACGGGCAGATTACGGATGGTTTCGTTGCTGTTGAGAAAGCTGGGGAGGGTGTCGGCGAGGGCGGCGGAACTGAGACTGAGGCACAGCAGGGATGCCATAACGCGCATAGGACACTCCATGGTCAGATCACAGCACAGGGCTGGGTTCTCCTAAGAAAAAAGCGGAAGACTCGTGGGAATCTTCCGCCCTCAACCAAGCGTAGGCGCTGTATGTGAGGCCGTCGAATCGGCCAGGTGCAATTTAGCGTTTGTTGCCTCCCAGGGCGCCGGTCAGGCCACCGAGTACTCCGCCCAGACCGCCCGTGGTGCCGCCGCCGGTTGCGGTTCCGGTGCCGCCGTTGACCAGGCCGCCAACCGCTGCAACGGTACCACCGACGTTGTTGACCAGACCTCCGACGGCTGTGGTAACCGGGTTGTTGGTGGCGGCAATCGCGCCACCCAGATTGCTGACCGCACCGCCGACTTGACCTGTGAGCGCGGCGACTGGCGAGCCGAGACCAGTAGCGGCGCCGACTTGCTGGGTCACGTTGGTGACGGCGCTGGTGACCGGATTCAGACCAGCACCGACGGTGGCGCCGACAGTGGCCAGTGGCGAAGTCGTTGCAGTAATCGGTGAGCCCGAACCGCCGAGCACGGTGTTCAGCGAAGCGACGGTGTTACCCAGTCCGCCTGCGGCAACACCACCGGCACTGACCACGCCGTTGGTATTGCCAGCGTTCAAGCCTGTGCCGACGTTAACCACGGCGCCGCCCACGGTTTGCAACAGACCCGTGCCGCCGAGGCCGCCACCCAGTCCACCGCCGATACCGCCACCAGTTCCTGAGCCGGTGCCGTTGGACACCAGCCCACCCGCCTTGCCAACCGCTGTGCCGACGTTGCTCACGGCACCGCCGAGGGTGTTGGTCACGGCGTTGCCATTGCCAGCAGCGGTGACCTTGCCGCCCAAACCGTTCACGGTGCCGCCGACTTGCGAAATCACGCCTTTGAGCGGATCACCGAGGCCGGTGGTAGCGCCGAGTTTGCCGGTGGTGCTTTCAACCATGGCGATCACCGGGACCAGGCTGGCGCCGACTTTATTGGTCAATTGGCTGGTTGGGCCATTGGTCAGCGTGGTGTCGAGGGTATCGCCGAGCATGGTGACTTTCTCGCCAACGCCGTCGAGCAATGGTGCCACTTTGGTGACCACGCCGCCGACCACGGGAACGCTGCCGGTGGCGGTTGCCAGTTTGCCGCTGAGGTCGGACACGCCGTTGCCGACATCGGTAACAACTCCGCCGACCGAGGCCACGGTGGTGGTCAGGCCTTTAGGGTCGGTCGCCAGTTTGCCGACGCCATTGGCAATGCCATCGCCCAGCGTGCTGACGACGTTGCCGGCGGTGTTCGCCGCGCTCTGCACCACGCCACCGACCACTGGCACAGTGCTCAGGGAGTCGCCAATCTGACCGACGCCATCGCCGACGCCGCTGACGGTTTTGCCCACATCCTGCACCAGGGTGGTGGTTACCAGTGACGGAGTAGTTGGATTGGTCGGGTTGGTTGGATCAGTCGGGTTCGTTGGATTGGTTGGATCCGTCGGGTTGGTCGGATTGGTCGGATTAGTCGGGTTGGTTGGATTGGTGCCTCCCGTTCCGCCCGTACCGCCAGTGCCTGCAGTGCCGTCTGTGCCACCGGTACCGCCAGTGCCACCGGTCCCACCCGTGCCGCCGGAGCCATCGGTTCCTGCGCTGCTAGCGGGAGAAGAACTCCCGGAACTGCTTTTATGGCCGCCACCGCCACTGCTGCAACCGGTGAGGCCGAGGGAGAGAATCAATGCCAGAGCGATTGCTGATTTGCACCACACGTCTTGAGTTTTCATGATCGAGATTCCTTGCACCTGTTACAACGTTCGTTGTCTTCGATGGCTCCCCGGTCTATCGCCGGTGATGCCTCCGTCCGTTGTGTCAATCTCAGTCCAAGGGCAGGTTCCAGGCCATTCTCAAGTTGGTATTAACGCCTTTATATATAAGGTGATGCGCAGCGCCTAAGGACTAATACCCAAGATATAGACGCGCAAAAAAAAGCCTTGAGAATCAAGGCCAGGTGTTTGTCGAAGAGGTGGTCAAGGTGCGGAAAAACTTAAGTGATATATACACAATTTACAGGTCGGCCCCTATTTCCCGGGCGCTGAAAACCTTGTGGTGACAGGGAGCTTTTGTGGTGAGGGGATAAATCCCCTCACCACAGAGATTCCTTCACACAAATTCTGTTTTCATCACCCACTTCTGGATTCAGGCAATCGGCTGCCAATTGCCCACCATATGCTCCAGATCCCCCGCCCCCACCAGCCGCAATTCGCCACTGGATCCCGCTTCGCTGGCCAGCAACGTCACCTCACTCGGCAATCGCAC of the Pseudomonas sp. Seg1 genome contains:
- a CDS encoding autotransporter outer membrane beta-barrel domain-containing protein, yielding MNTSCLRRSLLALSVAAATFNAPTALAATLNYDLSGGPLVSVRKTYDFLNLVGSINVVETSPSAMTSAAQFSGSRVNVEMTNKAAIAIDGATHGVGIDIKSAGISWVGLGSNLIHEGSITVNGLADSGDSTGIALKDMPITRHLLNRGTITVTGNNATGISLIGTTIGDGVNNDLGGNIIVSGNNARGIYMENTRQSASIYNVKTIKATGNGAEGLSLNGAAFVPRASDSTDSIFNMGTISGESIGIHVSNQPAAQGSFNITLGGGLVEGRTAAIQVDDGRSYLYWWGGDIKGNLLGLSGMAVDGEVDFDGSLIKSGYVAIQKATLNLVQPHTTIIGNLDMEDAESNIAMSVGNDTDINRPILTVSGTTDIAPGGHLQLQARSSDFRTAAAGNRYTLISSGNLVGGENLAVESTSALLYVKSYGVEGNDIKALVSTKSQEVVTENTLDAGGSHNAATAAGHLTSLMSRIDEQDPVFQTFANASTDAQLARLSESLSPDVSRGVLHAATNSQTLVSGVINERSSRARNAIGSPEKGVWLQALSSDANQDERRGVSGYDADSHGIAVGADGQLNADTTLGLAYSYLDTDVKSDLGSKTKVTGHALTVYGNWVHDNWFVDTSLMYGWNDNESKRYIAGTRAKGDYDSDVFGVSALAGYSLRLMPDVVLEPQVGARYANVGMDAYREKGSAASLNVGSQRYEVGELGMGARLAAAFAVGAGSLEPEAKLMAWHDVIGDKVATQSSFVQGGDSFTSRGTTPVRDSYELGLGANYRMGAWSVGGAYNYVTASGFDSDGFTAKVRYAF
- a CDS encoding POTRA domain-containing protein, producing MRVMASLLCLSLSSAALADTLPSFLNSNETIRNLPVPNLPADAYRPAAAPLQVPDPGATAAQPLMMSTKVNLKTVQIEGGTIYPLNELADNYKPLIGHETSLAELIEATRNITRRYQQDGYLLSYAFLPQQNFDDGVARVVLVEGYVRDVQMQGDVGRVKGLLDKLAAKIQAERPLTRKTFERYTTLMTRIPGVTIQAQVPPPGTTDGATTLVAQASRKPFTSTLSTTEDNRNGTQALLGVSSNSQTSMGEQLSLSGLFPPGDDKEHYYRLDYSQFLDSEGTQLALSASRYRADPGTNVLLDNGLQLKPHRENDRYSIGFTLPLIAASNELLTAGSRLYAVNDKTRYNVIGYPLSVEERTDIRALAFESDWRKADARQLRILSGGVYQGLDSMGAKTNNNAIDLDFFRVRLSGVQSDKFFDNWQGVLSAALYWSDDTLPDSERAVFGGQNFGRGYPDDQASGDKGWGVAYEVNYSFNRDGNWVRILQPYVVLDRSRSWFNELPVQANNLSSAAVGLRFGDAKYYNIALEAAKAMSDEALDTFNRRTRYSISFSYQL
- a CDS encoding collagen-like triple helix repeat-containing protein, coding for MKTQDVWCKSAIALALILSLGLTGCSSGGGGHKSSSGSSSPASSAGTDGSGGTGGTGGTGGTGGTDGTAGTGGTGGTGGTNPTNPTNPTNPTNPTDPTNPTNPTDPTNPTNPTTPSLVTTTLVQDVGKTVSGVGDGVGQIGDSLSTVPVVGGVVQSAANTAGNVVSTLGDGIANGVGKLATDPKGLTTTVASVGGVVTDVGNGVSDLSGKLATATGSVPVVGGVVTKVAPLLDGVGEKVTMLGDTLDTTLTNGPTSQLTNKVGASLVPVIAMVESTTGKLGATTGLGDPLKGVISQVGGTVNGLGGKVTAAGNGNAVTNTLGGAVSNVGTAVGKAGGLVSNGTGSGTGGGIGGGLGGGLGGTGLLQTVGGAVVNVGTGLNAGNTNGVVSAGGVAAGGLGNTVASLNTVLGGSGSPITATTSPLATVGATVGAGLNPVTSAVTNVTQQVGAATGLGSPVAALTGQVGGAVSNLGGAIAATNNPVTTAVGGLVNNVGGTVAAVGGLVNGGTGTATGGGTTGGLGGVLGGLTGALGGNKR